One Mytilus trossulus isolate FHL-02 chromosome 5, PNRI_Mtr1.1.1.hap1, whole genome shotgun sequence DNA segment encodes these proteins:
- the LOC134719670 gene encoding ankycorbin-like gives MDTVTSTSAFHTAVAQRKLKLIKILLEGGSNINVQAYDGKTALMIALSFFRADEQVENNTEVIQLLLKHAADPNLQDLQGRTALMYALRYKATAKVVQMILQFGGDPHIRDRYDKSAFCFIKSSDWSKYSTILRPYFKQDKRLRGNSKQVAAFDSNANRIDKKNELKVLQTNTKNTQEEDIDLCIPTITLNLVSERKKSKKSDAYLKRRFSAQVNLLSFLTPTSEEPVNSRDNKNINVSQLDGTDADYHCNSNIDTTDVQTQNADVDVISSDMKISTSVDGDLYRRSNSLFIEHRKIPAAVFARRQSCPEAIARQLYSKHTGQTSQSPSVENISEHMIFDDSKRRNSDIDISIVDRNILTHCNVKYLPKLPPIEKRLN, from the exons ATGGATACG gttacTAGCACAAGTGCCTTTCACACAGCCGTTGCTCAAAGAAAGCTAAAATTGATAAAGATCCTTCTAGAAGGTGGGTCTAATATCAACGTACAGGCATACGATGGGAAAACAGCTCTCATGATTGCCTTGTCGTTTTTCCGCGCGGACGAGCAGGTAGAAAATAACACTGAGGTAATACAATTACTTCTTAAACATGCGGCAGATCCGAACTTACAGGATCTTCAAGGTCGAACGGCACTGATGTATGCCTTACGATATAAAGCAACGGCCAAAGTCGTGCAAATGATATTACAATTCGGTGGAGATCCTCACATACGGGACCGATATGACAAAAGTgcgttttgttttatcaaatcaaGTGATTGGTCTAAGTACAGCACTATTTTGCGTCCATATTTCAAGCAGGACAAAAGATTACGAGGTAATTCAAAACAAGTAGCTGCTTTTGATAGTAATGCAAATAGAATTGACAAAAAGAATGAGCTAAAAGTTTTGCAGACAAATACGAAGAACACCCAGGAGGAAGATATTGATTTGTGTATACCTACAATCACGTTGAATTTGGtgtctgaaagaaaaaaatcaaagaaaagcGATGCTTACTTGAAACGCCGTTTTTCTGCACAAGTTAACTTGCTATCCTTTCTGACACCTACTTCTGAAGAACCTGTTAATAGCAGAGATAATAAGAACATAAATGTATCTCAACTGGATGGAACTGATGCAGACTATCATTGCAATTCAAATATAGACACAACAGACGTTCAAACACAAAATGCTGATGTTGATGTTATATCTAGTGACATGAAAATAAGCACGTCAGTCGATGGTGACTTGTATCGTCGGTCTAACTCTTTATTCATAGAACATCGTAAGATTCCAGCAGCAGTATTTGCTCGACGACAGTCGTGTCCAGAAGCTATCGCACGTCAATTGTATAGTAAGCATACAGGACAGACAAGCCAGAGTCCAAGTGTGGAAAACATTTCAGAACATATGATCTTTGACGACAGCAAAAGGAGGAATTCTGACATAGATATTTCAATTGTTGATAGAAACATTCTTACTCATTGCAATGTCAAGTATTTGCCAAAACTTCCACCTATTGAGAAACGTTTAAACTGA